In the genome of Phacochoerus africanus isolate WHEZ1 chromosome 5, ROS_Pafr_v1, whole genome shotgun sequence, the window GAGCTGCGGGGGAGCCGTCGGGGCAGCCGAAGCGACTTCGCTCTTAGAGACCGAGACACGTCTGGTGATTGTCCTGGAGCTTTATTCTCTGGATGCTGGAGCTGGAGTAGCCCTCGTCGCTGCCCAGGCTCTGCATGCTTCCCCGCTCGTCCGAGTCGCTCACGCTGCTGCTGCTCCAGTCCAGGTCGCCCGTGAGATAGTCTGTGCTTTCAACGTCCACGTCGATCTCTTCTGTGGGGAGGACGAGGCAGAGAGGGTGAGGGGGCGCTGCCCAAGCGCCACGGTCCAGGGACTCCTCTAAGTCGCGGGGTTTCTGATCCCGCCTCTGcagcctggggggcggggcgcggggagGGGGGCTCACCTCTGTCGGAGTCCGAGCGCTCGGAGGAGACGGTGGAGCCCGTGCTGTCCATCCGTATCCTCTCGATGCCCAGCTTCTCCAGCTGCCTCTTCAGGTGTCGCTGCTCTCGCTGAAGCTGGTCTATCTGATGAATGGCTCTCCTGTCACAATCTTCAAGTTTCTGCAGGTCAGAGCGGAAGTGTTTGAAGGGCACAGGTAGATTTCAAAATTGGTAAGAAGcctgctctctctgcctcaggGTCAAAGCAGCCTGTCTTCCTCAGAAGCCATGTGCTGTGTGTCCCTGGTCAAGCTTCTTACAGAGACAGGCCGGTGACTCCCGTCTTTGTCTAACTTTTTCAGCATCCACAGCACCGTGGGACCTGCACTGTTGTGGGGATCCTAGAACCCCAGCATCCCTGTGACAGAGACAGTGCAGACTGTGGCAGAAGCCCCGGCCTGGTCTCCCTCATCTATGAGGCCGCGAATTCTTGCCCTTTGGGCAGagactgtgtgccaggaactgaaGAAACAGACTCCATTTAAAGGTACACTGATTCAAATATGGGccctagagttcccgtcatggctcacaggttacgaacccgactagtatccatgaggatgcctgtttgatccctggcctcgctcagtgggttaaggatcccaagttgctgtggctgtggcacaggcgggcagctgaagctcatactcgacccctagcctgggaatttcatatgcctcgggtgtggccctaaaaagacaaaaacaaatacatgtcCCAACTACAGAGGTGCCTTTTTGTGATGTGCCACATCTCAATTAACTTCTGTTTGTGGGTAGGAATAATAGTCGTTTTTGAAGTCCTGATTACAAATTGTCCAAAATCAGATACCTGGGCTGAGGTCTGAATGACAAGAAGGCGCGAACTAGGCGAAGAAGGGAGGGAACATTGTCAtacatcactttttcttttttttttggctgcacccttggcatgtggaatttctggggccagagattgaacccctgccacagcatccttaacctgctgagccaccagggaactcctagatcactTGTTTTTACAAATCTGTCCTCTAGCTTCTAGGATAACTCTTTAGATTATCACGAAGGCTGTATAACTGGGCTTGTTTTGCTCTAAGCAGACGTTCTTTTCCCCCCAGAACTGCCATGTATGCCGGCTACTAACCCTGATTCAAGTGACATTTGTCCAGTCACGGACTCTATGACTATAAAAACATGCTCAACAATGATGCTGGCTGTGGCTCTCAGGAGTTACCATTTGCTGTTTAAGTCACATACTGAGTGCTGACTCTGTCTCAGACTGTCTGGGAGGTGTGGAGACACAACGGGAACACAAAGATCTGGTCTCCTTCCTTGTGGGGTCTATATTCTAACAGAGCAGATGGAAACAACTACAGTCACATAAACCATGGTCAGATGTCACTTGTGACACGTGCTAAGAGAGAGATCCAATAATAAGGACCATCTGTCTCGGGAAGGAGGTGACTGAGTCAGGGAAGGTTTCCCTGCACTGGGGATACCCGTGCCGAGGTCTGAAGGATGACAAGAAGCTCACTAGgtgaagaagggaggggagagcatACTAAGCAGAGGGCACAGCATgtacaaaggccctgtggtgggagAGCCTGGCAACGGGTGGAAAGAAGGTCTGGGGAGTGTCTGGCACAAGCTGCTGCCCCAAGGGCAGAGGAGGCTGGGTCGGGCAGGCCTGGTGACACAATGTGTCCTGAGCTgtggaagaattttaaaacacgGTGACATGTAGATTTTAGCTCTGGCAAGACTGTTCTTGGGAAGTATGGAGATTAGCTTGGAGGAGGCCTCTGAGGAGTTTACTGCAGTAGCTGACGGGGTTTGTGGAAATAGAGCAGCTGTGACATGGGTGAGTTGTGGACACACGTGGCTAAGGAGCACAATGATCATCAGGATCGAGGATGACCCTGCATTTCTGGCTCATGCATCAGATGGAGGGACAGTTTCACTTCTGAAACACACACCAGGTGAGAACTACTCAGTTGGGTTCTGGACATGTTGAGTCTGTGTTCATCCAAGAGGCAGGCTGGAGGAATTGAGAGGAGAGAACTGTCCTGGCGAATCATATCCATCCCTCATAACAACAAACAAGCCCTCACCAGGTAGGTAAAGACAGAAGGACCCCATCCCAGGATGCTCTTACCTTTATGTGCAGTTTGGCTTTTGTTAATAAACTCAACGTGGTGTGTCGATTTGATTCTGGACCAAGTGGCACCAGCCCCTTCAACTTTTCCAGGCACAAGCGAAGGTGGGCCCGTCTACAAAAACAAGATCACAGTAGGATCTGAGACTTTCACAGCTGGCCAGAAGGTACCCAGGAGAACAAGCTCTAGAGAGTATGAAGCGGCCTGGGCCCAGTGATGCAAATGCCACCAATGACCTCTGGCCAAATGAGCATCTTTTGAAATTAGACAATTctgataaaaatcaaaagcaaaacccAGGGTTTTCTAGAGTTAAGTAGAGATAAATACTATTATTAAGCACATGTATCAGGTTATCTCCAGGTATCTCGGTTATGATGAGACCTACAGAACATCCAAATTCAGAAAGTAATGACATTATCACTGAAGAGAATCCTTAGAACTCATATTGCTCTTTCCCCTTTCAGGGCCAAAAAATCTCTACAACTATATTTCATTGTATCTAATATTTACCCATGTGTATGGTTATTCAttacaactttaaaataaattaattgcaaTAATTCATTACATAAATCATTGTAACTTTATTTGTAAAGATTGAAACAACCCAGATCATCAATAGGGAATTAAGCAAATAAACCACGGTACATCCATACACTGGACTACTATGcaaccatgaaaaaagaatgaaaatgtgctCTATGTACTATTCAGAAGAACACTCAGATGTACTGTTAGGTGAAGAAAAGCAAGATATCAAACTGCATATAACATGCTATCTTTGGgtaaaaatggatgaaaaaattGTCTATATTCATGTTTTCTTGTACGACATAAAGTCTGGAATGATACATAAGGAATGAGTAATAGTGGTTGGGCAGAGAGGAGTCAGGATAACTGGACAGGGACAGGGAAAGggggggattttttaaaaataatttgttatagtTCTCAGTTTTTCAACCATTCAAAaagtgaaatgtattttttaaaaataaggaagaagcCCATCCAGTGGTATTGCTCTACTAACAAGCTTGCTGACGGCTAGAGAGAACCACACACGTAGGGTTGGAAGGTGGCAGAATAGCGCAATGGGACAGGGTGagagaaaggccatgtgaggcaGAAGCCGCAGAGACCCACCAAGGAGACAGCATTTAGCACAGACTGACCAGAAGCATGAGAGTCcctaaaattttggaaattaacacTTCACTGAAACTTTGGTTCAGGCTTTATCCTAGATCCCAGCAGATTCCATGAATGTGAGAAACAGCCAAGATTCAAGAGTTTTTGCTTCAGCGCATCACCTCCTTAAAGCCATTCCAGTCCCTAGCGAATCCTTCGTTTTCTGAGTATGTATTTGTTTATGCCATTCATTGGGAAATTCACTGTTTTACctgaattttttttggtatttattatttaactGTTCATTGCCAGCTCCTCAGAAAGCTGGAGCTCCAACTTAATCACTGCCGGGTTGCCTGGGTACCGTCCTCTCCTGTATCTCACTACACATTTGCTGCATGGATGCTGCTGTCTATCTTTCACTAGACTTCCAGCTTCTCTGAGCAGCAGTGCTCAGGGTCCTGGGCTTTTAGACACATGTCCACTGTCCCTCACAGCAACCTGGAGCAGAGCTCCTGGGAGTCTGGGAAGCGGCCCTCTAGCTGAACTGGGAGGCAATCGAAAAGCTTCATTGGCCctttttccctcttaaaaaaTTTTACCATATTAGCAAAATTTGGGATTGAAAGAAAACTCCTTGAGAAAGCTCTAATACAAGTCCACGTGCCTGATACTGACCAAGGCAGTCACTTCACACCCTTCATATCAAAACTTCGGGATGTTCCCCCCAAGGCAGATCTGACTAGTGGTTCTGAGCGCCCTGCCGCTTCTGCTTCTGGGCCTCCTTCCTGTTCTGGCTCTTGAGGTTGTCCTAGACTCTCCAAGGCCCCTCTAAGCCATGACGAGCTCGAGGAGCCCAACGTTCCTTCCTGAGCTGGGACAATGTCGTGGTACAAATGCCTTACTATTCTGTAAGTCTCTCGCTTGCTCTGAAAACCTGCCCACGTGGAATGGCCACAAGCAAAAACTCACATTAGAGGCGTTTGTTCCTCCAACTACtgcatgagaaaaaaacaaacaacagaaccTGTGTATAAAATACACGTTCACCTAGGATAATATTCTTCAAAAAGAGCCATGAAAACAGATCGTGTTACTAGAAACACCGTGAGAAAGTATGATTAGTCACTTGCACAGTTATCCAACTTATTTTCACCACAAAGCATATAGattgtcaaatttttaaaacagttcaaaaattaaaattatatttagacaTTTTTCAGCCTGCTCATAATTTGCAAAGACTACATGATTCAGAACAGCATCATATTATTCCTTTTATGATGTGGGTTTATCTACAGATATGAGAATGTAAAGTTTTAAGGGAAGTTTGTCTGCTGATAAAAAACAATAGAGTCATCTTTCCATGCACTGTCATTTCTAGTTACACAGGGAGTCTAGCCCAGAAAGTACAATTTTCACCACCCAAATGTGGGTTTCTAAAGAACACTCCGAGTTATGAAACTCGAAATTAGCTATTTGACAAATTCAGGCTTAGGATAATACATGTTCATTTGGTGTTTCCTAGCCAAGTTTTATGAAAATAGGACCAGAGCACTTTCTGGATTGTTGCAGAGATCCAAAGCCAGCTTGTTTAACTGGCAGTGCCTGCCTTGGCCTGCTCCAGCCTGATGgctgccctgcccacctgccaaCCACCTGCAGACACATCCCCGCGGGTGCCTGGGCCAACCTCAGGGGAGGGGCGAGGTATGGGAAGCAGGCTCCGTTCTGTCGTAGTGAAATTCAATTCCTGAGCCAGACAAAAAAGCAGACGGGCTCCTCTGTGACAGCTCCCACTGAGGGTCCTCAACCTTGAGACACACCACTCTGGGACCTGGACTCCTTCAGCCAGCCGTGAGCACCCatggaacaccagatccaaaacCAGGAGAACCAGCTCTCTGTGTCAGCTCTCTGTCCTCAGTCCTGACCATTGCCCTGCCCAGGGCGCTGGCCTTCTAGAAGGGGCCTAGTGTCCTATTGTGATCCAGGTCTAATACCTCTTTCAGGAACTAGCAGGGGTTTGCCACATCTCAAAAGGAAGCCACTCACTACCTCCCTCTGACCCCTGCTTGAATCTCCTCTGTCACATTTCCAGAGAGGCCTCCTCCTGTTGTCCAAGCTGCCTCCCAGCTCCTGAATCCCAGCTCGCTCCCATCCCAACTGCTGCCTCTTTCTGTGTTGATCCAGCTGCTTTGTAAAACTCACCTGCTGACTCTTCAGAAATCTCGCTCTCATTATCCTGAATGGGTTGATACATACCTTCGGTCTCCGGGAGCAGAGAGACACCAGTCTttgatctgagctacagccagTGAAGCTTTGAATCAAGCATGGCCTGTAACTAGTGATAACTAAACTAGATACAAActagagcttctttttttttttaagttttgtttttgttgttgttgtttgtctttttgattttttagggcccaacctgtggcatatggaggttcccaggctaggggtctaatcagagctgtagctgccggcctacacctcagccacagcaacgccagatccgagccgcgtctgcgctcacagcaatgccagatccttaacccatgtagggaggccagggatggaacccgcaacttcatggttcctagtcagattcgtttccgctgcgccacgacaggaactcctttttttagtattttaaattatttttctattctgaaCCTGTCAGTCACTATACAACCAAGTATTAGTGCAGTGATTAAAGGTAAAGGTTTGGGATGCTGgccttgctgctgcttctttgtgTGGCCTTGAGAAGCTACTTCACTCCATGTGGCATCAGTTTCCTTGACAGTCGAGGGAGGATGACAGGCCTCCCTGCGAGGGCTGTTGTGAGTATTAACTGAGGCAGGTGTGGAAGTGCCTGGCTGGGGTCTGGCATGAAGCGCTCTATATATGGCAACAGTTACTCTTTCCATCCTTGCTTCCTTTGAGGAAGGATAATTGCTGGAGCAAACACAGATAATTATAACCCTATCATATTCCTTTCAAAATCAATAGGAAACTCAGAGCATCTCACTGGGTAAAATAGAGGCTATCTGGTAAGATTCAGTTCACTCAACTCTTccttaaagaaaatgaacatctTTTGTCATTAAAAGATTTGATGGAAAGTCTAACCCATTTTCTATGGAAATACAGGTCTTGCTTATGCTAAaggtactattactattattattattatttggctatGCTCacagcttatgaaagttcccaggccaccgGTCAAAcacgtgccatagcagtgacctaagctgctgtagtgacagtgttagattaaacatttaaaaattcacaagaaTTTTATAAAGCTAACACATGCAAAAGGAAAGGCTTTCGTGGCCACACACATCATGCAGAGGCAGGGCTAGAAGAGACTCCAAGATCAGGAGGGAATcatctggggtttttttgccttttatcctttttagggctacacccacggcatatgttggttcccaggctaggggtctaatcggagcttttgctgccagccacagccacagccatgccagatccgagccaagtcttcaacctacaccacagctcacagcaatgccggatccttatcccactgagtgaggctagggatcgaacccgcaacctcatggttcctagtgggattcattaaacactaagccacgatgggaactctaggaggGAACCATCTGAAGCACACGAGATGTCTGCCTACATCCCAACTGCATTGAGCAAGGGAAAACAGAAATCAGGGCAAATACAGGTTGACCTTGGAGATCTAAGCCCTTCTCTGAATGTGTTATCCATATCCAGAGAACCTACAATATCTCATgtaaaatggcaagaaaaaaggAGAACATATCTAAGAACAAACTTAAAACAGTTTGGGAAGGATCTCTGGGAAGAGGACTTTAAAACTTTgctgaaagacataaaaaaaaaaactgaataaatggaaaaaaatagcacATTCCTAGATATGAACCCTCAAAGTAAAAATGTCAATGTTATCCAAATTTGTCTACAAGAAAAAAGATCCGAACagtattctttttaatgctggGAAATCAGTCTAAATTTCACGTAGAAGAATAAATGTGTGAGAAACTGccaacatttttttgaaaaagaagactGAAGAGGGCTGTGCTGTCCAGTTACTAAATTGTATTACAAAGcttcaataattaaaaacagaatgtcCTGATACAAGAAAAGATGGACAAATCAagtgaggagaagaaaaaattccTAGGAACAGACCTAAGAATAGATATGAATTTAGCATATAATGGAGAGAAGGCCGCCAATCTTTGGAGAGAGACCGGAGTATTCAGAAAATGACAAGGGAGTGGAGAGATTAACATCAAAATaagttccaaatatttttattaaagatttaaatgtgaaatatatttgGATACCACCCAGTTCTGTTGTTCGCTTTCCTTAACTCTTGTCAGCCAGGAATTATGGAAAATTAAGACTGGCAAGTGAAAGAAATCATCAGTATAGGGGGCTCTGGGTTGTTTGGGGGCACTGGCTCCCCCCATCAGAGTTTGGCATTGACAGAGGCACCTGGGCTCAGCAGCATGATCTCAGACAGTTCTcaacactgcctttttttttggctttctagggccgctcccacagcatatggaggttcccaggcaaggggtccaattggagctgtagccaccggcctacaccagagccacagcaatgtgggatccgagccacatctgcaacctacaccacagctcctggcaatgccggatccttaacccactgagcgaggccaggaatcgaacctgtgtcctcatggatgctagctgggcttgttaactgatgagccacaacgggaactccctgaaagctGCCCTTTTTATTTCTGCCTCCAGACTCAAGCTTCTTTGATTCTATTcatgcctctctctttctctctctctcaggccaGCAGATTTGTAAATTGGAGGAAAgatgcaaccaaaaaaggaaGACTCCAGGTAGAGATGATGCTACCTGCAGCTAGTGCTCCTGGATTTGCTGTTATCCCTAAAGTCCTGCCTGACCTGGGTGCAGTCAAGACCAGGAATGGTATGAAATCAGGTGCATGCATGCGCACATCTGGATTGAGAGGGAGGCACTGTTATCAGATTACTCTTCTTTATGGGGATGATATAACTGAACTCTCTCTGTCAGATTTTCACAGTGAAGCATATGACACAAAAAAGAATCGGGTCGGGGCAGAGCGAACAGCATGGCAGCCGGTGAAGAAGGGAGATAAGTAATTAGGTTCACAGGTAGACACACATTCATTTAGTCCACCAGCATTTCTCAAAGGATTGCTACCTACTGCCCCCTTCctgggtgctggggatacagtgtTGAGTAAGACCAAGTCCCTGCCCTGGACAGTACTTAACATGGAGCTGGAGTGATAAgacatgtaaataaattattACCGAATTCTTTGAGCTACCTTCAGACCATGACAAATACCAGCTCCCACCGAAAGTTCTAGAATGGGCTCCCTTTTGTCCTTTACcaaacatattctttctttttcttcatctacacCCTATTTGACTTAACTTCTCCATAAAGATTTTCAAGATTTCATAGCTTATCagaagctttttttcctttccaaagcaattacactcatttattcattcattcacatgctGCAGACCTCCTATGTATCTAAATGTTCTGTTGCTTTTATTTACCAAATAATGGAAGTGATCAAGTCTTCTATTTCATGCTACCCCCTGGGGCTTAGAAATAATAATGCACCTGCAGATGCTGACCTAAGAGCAGAATCTGATCTCTTTGGTAAGTCATGCCCCTTCCTCTGAGGAAAGCCCTAAAATGAACATGATACACTGGACTTCGTTGAGTAttagttttcattaaaatttggCCCAAGATTATtaacaaaggaattaaaaaaaagaatttcataaacAATATCCTATTTTCTTTCCTAACTTTGCATGGACACAGACCTAGCCAATTAAATAGCTTCATAAATTCTATAGGATAATTGCAGGCTGAGTAAAATAGTTTCAGATATGAGTATGTATGCACTGTACAGTGTTAAAAAAGGATATTTAGTATAGAGTAAGAAGAAACAAATCCTAAGGGGTCAAAAAACATTATTCCCTAAAAGTGATTATAGATCATAGATTTTGGGTTGAGAACAAAGCCTTACTGGGTTGAACAAAAAATCCAGGTAAGACTACACATCAtgctttgaggggaaaaaagtacTCTCCTTCTTTTCCTAAAATGATCCCTTCATAAAGAATTGCCAAATGCATCATTATTATTGACTTAAGGGGAACCTTGGAAGGTTTTGAAGATTCTCACAATGTGATAGTAATCTTTGTAACACACACAAAGGTAGTTATATGTGTTAGCTGTATGGGAACATGGCACCCAGTGGACAATGAATAAGCAACCTTTCGTAGtggctatattttaaaataataaaatcgcTTCTCTATTAAAAGTATCAAatatataagtacatatttaatatttcctttctagagctcaacttttttttttttttgtctttttgccatttcttaggctgctctggcggcatatggaggttcccaggctaggggtctaattggagctgtagcccctggcctacgccagagccacagcaacgcgggatccgagccgcatctgcaacctacaccacatagagctcaacttttaaaaaatacaaaatagaggagtttctgttgtggctcagtggttagcgaatccaactaggaaccataaggttgcaggttcgatccctggccttgctcagtgggttaaggatccggtgttgccatgagctatggtgtaggttacagatgtggcttggatcccgcgttgctgtggctctggcgtaagccggtggctacagctccgattcaacccctagcctgggaacctccatatgccgcgggagcagcccaagaaatggcagaaagataaaaaaaacagagataatttGTACTTGCTAGCTGTCTCACCCT includes:
- the MXD1 gene encoding max dimerization protein 1, producing the protein MAAAVRMNIQMLLEAADYLERREREAEHGYASMLPYNNKDRDALKRRSKSKKNNSSSRSTHNEMEKNRRAHLRLCLEKLKGLVPLGPESNRHTTLSLLTKAKLHIKKLEDCDRRAIHQIDQLQREQRHLKRQLEKLGIERIRMDSTGSTVSSERSDSDREEIDVDVESTDYLTGDLDWSSSSVSDSDERGSMQSLGSDEGYSSSSIQRIKLQDNHQTCLGL